A genomic window from Pirellulaceae bacterium includes:
- a CDS encoding DUF6174 domain-containing protein: MSRALHLLKLTFILCMLSASQAQALEQGELDNWRSLWDSQALSDYGFRFQRSCHCFGEYIREVIVRVENDVVVSATDTETHLAFDPSMFPSVIDMFDQLQSSIDYPAAFMLTEFDQTLGYPTKISVDLDERIADEEIYMDAADLSTDLILPGCELETDRTCAAPVIDAFATPSWNASFLDFNEDFSVDSADRDYLITNILNTTYGDSNLDGYFNTSDLVAVFQANEFEDRLVGNSGWSTGDWNGDMDFTSTDLVTAFQTGSYERTAIGEAQVVPEPSAILSSLMGLLCFFLLRVKPSVNRS, encoded by the coding sequence ATGTCGAGAGCCTTGCATTTGTTGAAGCTCACATTCATTCTCTGCATGCTATCCGCATCGCAAGCTCAGGCTCTTGAGCAAGGCGAACTCGATAACTGGCGATCACTCTGGGACAGCCAAGCGCTATCCGATTATGGATTTCGTTTCCAACGATCCTGCCATTGCTTTGGGGAATACATTCGAGAGGTCATCGTCCGAGTCGAAAACGACGTGGTGGTATCCGCCACTGACACCGAGACGCACCTTGCGTTTGACCCGTCAATGTTTCCTTCCGTGATTGACATGTTCGATCAATTGCAATCGTCGATTGATTACCCTGCGGCATTTATGCTGACAGAATTTGATCAAACACTCGGCTACCCAACAAAGATTTCGGTCGACCTGGACGAACGAATCGCCGACGAAGAAATTTACATGGACGCGGCTGACTTATCGACGGATTTAATTCTACCGGGCTGTGAACTCGAAACAGATCGAACTTGTGCAGCACCGGTCATTGATGCTTTCGCAACACCCAGTTGGAACGCTTCGTTCCTCGACTTTAATGAAGACTTTTCAGTTGATTCGGCAGATCGCGATTACCTAATCACCAACATTTTGAACACCACCTATGGTGACTCCAATCTGGATGGGTACTTCAATACCAGTGATCTGGTCGCTGTGTTCCAAGCAAATGAATTCGAAGATCGACTCGTCGGTAACTCAGGATGGTCAACGGGCGACTGGAATGGCGACATGGATTTCACATCAACGGATCTTGTGACGGCATTTCAGACAGGTTCTTACGAACGCACAGCGATTGGGGAGGCTCAAGTCGTGCCTGAACCGAGCGCCATCCTAAGCTCCCTGATGGGATTACTTTGTTTCTTCTTGCTTCGCGTAAAACCTTCGGTCAACCGGAGCTAG